The genomic interval CATTAAGGGGCAGCATAAGTAATTCGATATGCAGTAAATGAAAGACTAAGGCAGAGTGAATGGGGATGGTGAGGGGCTGTTGTGTTTCTAGGCATGTCCTTTGGGATGAAAGGCTTACTCCTCAGCTGCTAGGAAGGTCTCTGAGGTAGTTTCCATTATAGCTAGGCAATAATCACTGGTCACTGGTCACGCCAAAAGGCAAAGGTGATTTTCCCaacataaaggtattatgtttaaataaataaataaatacataaaaggacaagggtcatgtctataatcccagcaacacaagctgctgaggcaagaggatttcaggTTCAAGGTCAAACTCTCTGGGCAACTTAAAAAGACACtgtcgcaaaaaaaaaaaaaaaaaaaatactggcaacttggctcagtggttaagctctcctgggttcaattcctagtacaccccccccacacacccacaatAGGCAAAGAATACAAATAGACATCtctccaaagaatatatacaaatggccaaccaGCATATAAAAAGATGCTGAATATTATACTCACCAGgcaaatgtaaatcaaaagtaCAATGGATACCACTTCACATTCATTATgataactgttatggtttggaagtgaggtgtaccctaaaagctcacatgtgagacaatgcaagaaggttcagagaagaaatgactgggtGGTTAAGAGTTTCACCCAATTAGTAATTTACTGAGAGGTAAATGAAgttgaggatgtggctggaggaggtgggaattggggtgtggctttggtgtatatatttgtatctggagaatacagtcagtctctctgcttcctgatcagaggtgctttcctctgccacacactctgccatgacGTTCAGCCACATCTTATGCCCCAAGAAATGGAATCagcctcaaataaacttgaaactgtgaaccctcaaataaactcttcctcctctataattgtgctggttgctcctttagtcacagcagtgaaaaagctgactaaaataatcacaacaataaaaaggacaataataagtgttggggaCAAATGGAACCTAATAAGCTTCTGGTGGGTTCAAATGGTACAGCTGCTTTAGAAAACAGACTgatagttcctcaaaaagttataCATGGAGTTTTCATGAACTAGCAACTCCACCCCTaggtatgtatccaaaggaaaggaaaactttATCTACAAAAAATTCTACACtgtgctagggatgtagctcagtagagaagcacttgcctagtatgctcaaggccctgagttctacctccagcaccacacacatacacaccctacaaatattttacaaaaatatttgcagagcattattcataatagccaaaagtgTAAAAAAAACAAGTCCACCGACTGATAAGTGGAGGTAgctatgtgtatgtgtacacacacatacgaTCTATCCATCCACAGGCAGAatgttattcagcaataaaaataaatcagggctggggatgtggctgaagcggtggctggagcggtagcgcgctcgcctggcatgcatgcagcccgggtttaatcctcagcaccacatacaacaaagatgtgtccgccaaaaactaaaaaataaatattaaaattctctctctctctaaaataaataaataaatggaatattgccaaagtctcggcttggcactgaatcacgagccaccacacacttgtagattcaaacagcaattctttattcccgaactcacactggcctctacaaacacgttctcaAGAAATCCCGTTCTGCCGCCCCCttcacctactccatgaggcttttttcCAAGTCCCATTTTGAATCTCAccagaactcaacaggaacaagcagcaggaacaccctaatcccagcagcaataatcttcaacctcgaacttccctaaaaccacaTTTAAGACAATGGAACGCCCTAAACTCAAGGAgtgggaaacttcctcaaacctgatcagctctaaacccggatccactctggtctttgagcagggtcaccttactaaagcatacatgcaatgtcccatcgaatgtcctctaagcaataTGGGCtccgctggcaaggaaatttcgatgcgtcattcctacttggcaatggccctcagcagaatatgataattcttatttaaaaaaaataaaaaataaaaataaatcaggtaCCTGCTATAACATGGTTCACTCATAcacatgccgcagtctggctgggcaccattcaggagccacttgtcaaaagaaacgaactttattttcagaaccacacatgccaaacaaaacagctcctcaggaaacaccctcagagcccaaatgccaccacaagcctctctctcacaaacacaagcctctcccactcccacaatcctcctattcttgaggccgattggctgggtcctATGgacggagccaaagaagtcccccaatgagcagctccgtggtctgaaagggcagggaaacagcccaatgagcatcaccgcaggggagccaatcagctagatgttgctggggccgctgtgagccaatcatcagccggcagctgggagtttgctggcagctggaagtttgctggggccccttcaactgtggctctcaacatacacacacacaaaattctcCATAAAtcgcttttttaaaaaaattagtgttatggatcaaacctaggaccttaggcatgctaggcaagtgctttaacaATTAACTACAGGCCAGTCCTGTATGACTACATTTATATGAAAAGTTCAGAATGGGAAAATCCATAGCAACAGAAAGTAGAAAAGTGGTTGCTAatgactggggggggggggggggaatgaggTGTGACTGCTAATGGTCACCaagtttcttttggaaaaatattctaaaattagattacAGTGATAGTTCACATAATTCTAAATATCCTAGGCAATTGAACTGTTCACCTTAAACAGGTACTGTTCACCATAAACAGGTGAACTGTGGAGTACATGAATTCAATATGAATAAtgctcttaaaagaaaaacaaaatacttattaTACATGTTAACAATAGAAGCCACCCTGCCCCACCTCAATATGCATGCTCTTGGGGCTCTTCCTTAAACAACTATGTACTCATAAACACATACCactgtttcatttcatttcatttcttccattttgctTCATTTCTACTAGGAGGGCTCTGCTCTGGGGAGAGCCCAGGGAAGAAGCAAGACAATCATATGAAGCCCAAGACAAGAGGTCACATTGTAGAAATCCTTCTACCTACTCCACCTATGCTGTCCCAGGGCTCAGATCTTAACCAATATTACCTGCCTCACTTCACAAAAGGGAATAGGTGCACTTCTATATCCATGCATTAGAGCCTATAGGGCTCAGGGAGGATCCCTGTTGAGCTGCGGCTCAGGAGAGAATCAGTGCTTACTCCTAGCATTCCCCATTCCATGGGAACAATAGGTTTTGAGTGAGCTCCCTGTAGGATTCATAGGGGCTGGCCACAGATGGAAGATACCAGCAGTGAAGACAAGGGCTGCCCACCCAGTATCCTCCTCATTCCATTGACATAGGAGAATGCTGCACACAAAGCCAACCATGTCTGTGATTAATCAGTGAGCAATCAAACAACCCACTCCCTAGGACCCTAGCAGAGAGTTCTCAGAATCTGCAACATCTCACTCTGTATCAAGGGGCTCCACCCAAGGAGGCCTTACCCGGGTCTTGGCCTTCAGGAATACATGGTTCTCCATTTCCTTGCTAGATACACTGTGGCCCACACCAGCTTTCCTCTTGGCATCCTCACTGAAACACAAAAGAAGAGATATTTACACACAATAGCAAGTCTTAGCCATCAGGCCCTTCATGGTAGCTGCCCCTGGGAGGATCAGGTGCTGTTCCCAGAATGCAGCCTCACTGAGGTCCCATCAAGATATGAAGGGAGGGATGCTCAACAGAGCAATGACAGAAAGCTTAACAAGGGAGTAAGAGGACAGGGCCatgacaaaaaaggaaaaggaaaggtggTCACTATGAAGCAAAAGCAAGCCACTGGCATGACGGGAAAGGGGAACTGTTCCTTAGAGACTGCTCACTACCAACACAAAAACAAGCAAGCATTAGACCATTGGGTGGCCAGCCAGTCTCTACTTCCTGCCCTCTGAGAGACCTGGGTGCCTACCCAAACCTGCCACTGAGCACAATGGAACCTCAGTTTCAGAATGTTCCTCTGTAGAGTGAAGGGGCCCACAGAAGTCACCTCTCAGTTCCTCCCAAGGAAAGGGTCCCTATGTGGAACAATTCATGTTCTCCAAACATGACCAAAAAGACCCGCCCCAAACTCAAAAGCTTATAACCGGGGACAGAAGGAGACAGATCACACAAACGTGAAAAACATCTTTAAATCACATTTACTAACAGAGGTATAACAAGAGAGGAAATCTTACTAAAGGTTTTATACCACACTGTCACTCCAAGTTATAAAGAATTATATACATGAGCTAAACTCAGTTTTCCCTTAAATGACAGCATACACTACCCTCCTCCATGCCtgcacatatatgtatgcacacatgcataacacaaacacacagagaaagaacagGTATGCATTGCTAGAAAGGAAGAAACACGATAGCAGGCTTGAGCTGGGTATCTATCTCCCAAGAGACACGATGCTCTGTTCTGTTCACAGTCTGCCTTCTTCCCTGTAGTGTAGGTCTTCTTCCtgcctgttttcccagcactggACTTgctaataaacaaacaaacaagacttGTCAGGGCTCtgtggcctcatttgaatggaaTAAATAAACCAGCCAGTCCAGCTGGTGCTTGAAAACATCCTCACCACTCCAAACACAAACAGGGTACTAAAGAATGTGCATATGGGGCTGCAGCATCACTCTTGTGATCTCTAAAGAAATCACAGAAAGATGACTAaggctgtggctcagccgtagagcactgGCGTAGTGcatggaggccctgggttggatcctcagtaccacatataaataaataaataaataaataaacaaacaaacaaactaaaggtattgtgttcaactaaaactaaaaaataaatattaaaaaaaaaatcacagaaagaaaaggggctggggttgtggctcagtggtattgtgcttgcctatcatgtgtgaggcactgggttcgatcctcagcaccacattaaaaaataaataaataaagttatatttaaaaaaagaaatcacagaaagGAGGATTCATGCTAAGAGATGCACAAACCtgttttgaagtaaataaaaataaaagaatgttgaCCTGTTGCATTATTAGATCCTTCATTCAACAAGCATGGTTGAAGTCTCTACCTCTTCTGCTTCCGAAAGCCCGCAGCAGAAACCTGTTGCTGCCAAGTGAGGCAGCAACAGGTTCCTGCTTGCAAGGCATCCAGGGGTGGAGCAGAAGCATGAGTGGAAAAGTCCACAGGTTCACAAGAGAAGTGAGAGAAATGATATAAATCAGTAACATGAGAACCAGCCCACATGCAACGCAGGATCAGATTTACAGGCAAGCACAGCAAAGGCACATCATAGGCAAGAGGGCTAGTGAGGACCTGGTGGGCACAGCTGAGGCCAGCATGGCACAGGTTGATCTCAACACCCAAAGGAAACTTTTAATGTTCCCCCAGCTCTGACACTTCTCCAGCACTCCCTCATGAGTGGTGATGAGGGTTATCCTTTGCGATTTCATCTAGAAATAACTCAAATGCTTCAATAAAATGCTGTTCAATGATTCTGCAACGTCTGCAGACCTCTCCAGAGGCTATGCTGTGGTGATACCAAGAAGCCACTAACACTACAGTCCCCACTTCTTCCACAGTACTGAGGATTCCCAGAATTCTGCCAGCTTCCTTTCTTCTACACTGCTTCATCCCACCCCCAGTTAGTCATCCAGGATTGTCCACAAGCTTCCCTTTCTCTGGAATCCTGTCTTCCTCTTTCAGTTTCTACCCTAAGCAGGCCTTTATAATCTCCTGTCTAATTAAGTCATCCCACAAACATTTTACAGATGTGATAGGCAGTAATCTAGCAGAGGGGAAAACAGGATGAAGGACAGGTGTGTGTCCCCCAAGAACTTAATAAAACTCCCCAAACAGCCTAAATGCCTATCTTCTGTACTTGATTCATTTCCAAGGACTCAGGGGATCTTCCCAACACGACCTGCATTTCACCACCTCAAAGTAGGCCACTTATCAAATACAGGCTAAACTCCTTAGCACAACACTCCCATCACCAACATGACAGCACTGGATTATCTCATCCATTATCTCCAGGATGTCCTTACTCCTCAACCTAGAACTCTCAGCCCCAACAAGGTTCTTTATGCAATTAAGTGCTCTCATTTCCCCAATCTTCTGCTTGGAATGGTAGTATTTCACACTCCTACATGCCTTGCTAGGACTCAAGTTTGTTCATCACCTACTCCACAAGGGTGCTCCTGGTCAGCTAACTGCGACTTTGCAAGAAGCCCCTGCAGCACCCACAGCTTAAGGGAGCAAACTGCAAGGAACTATTTCTCTACTGACAGTTCCATCTCCCAGGGCAGTGGTTGTGTTTCTGGCAATTCTGTGGTGAGCACAACTCTCCAGTAAGCTCAGTTAAAAACTGCTAAATTAAACAAGTACTCAATGGTGAGGGACTGGAGTTCCGTTGGGAGGAGACACCAATTCCAGTTCTTCACCCCCTCCTCTGGAATCAAAGATTGCTTCCTGACAGGGGCTTCCTGCCACCCTTTGGCCAAGTTCCTACTACTCTGACGGGTCATCCTTAGCTTCTCAGTCCCTACCgctcacagctcacacacacactctttcttcccctccccatgtatattacatataccccccccaaaaaaaaaaaattctgaagtgcTTTCCTGGAAGAGAAACCACGAAACGCCTGGTAAAACCACTACGGGCTGCCTCTTTCCCTTTCCGTATCCAGTGTGAACCAAAGCGGGGGGAAGTATGCACCCAAAGCACACAAATGACGAAGGAGGAAGCCCAGGATAATGACTCATAAGCCAAGGCTCCCTGGTTTGCAGAGTTCGTCCCCGGGAAAGCTAACAAGCAGCCTTACCCGCCAACAGAGGGGCTAACCACCGAGGACCACGCCCTTGGACTCACGAAAGTCGTGAGTGCCTTTGGTCTCTAGGTGCCCTGGAGACCCCGCAGGTTCCCGGCCCGAGGTCTAGAAATGGGTCCAGTCTCAGCCTCGGCCTCGGCCTCGCCTACCGCGCGGGAAAGGAATGTCCGGCCATCCAGTCCCCCGCCTCGGCCCCGGCCCCTACTCACATTTGACTAACTAGCTTCTGCCGGAAGGCGGCGCTCAGCCAATCGGTCTCCTGCCCTGATACGTCCATGCCGGTAACCCAATTCCCACAAGCTGCGTCCCACttctccgccgccgccgccgaaGGTGCTGCGCCTCTACCGTAGAGCCAGGCCCAAACCCGGAAGACGTTTGCGGAACCTTGGCCGCACCGGAAGTAGCGCaggattgtgggtaatgtagtcacGTGCGAGGGCCTACGGGAAATGGAGTTCTCCTTACCTGTTAGCTTTTCCAGCCCCTGGCATCAGGGAGTCATGTGCCTTCTCACAGAGCGGTGGTCTTTCGTGGCCTGTACCCTATGTGTCTGGAGCTGGAGAGTGGTTGCTGCGTGCAACTCCTAGTGCTGTCGGTGGAGGAGCTGGCCTTTAACATTTTCTATGACCCTACTGTGTTTTGGCCTCTTAAGTCCTTGAGGTCTGAATCCCTCAGGAGTAGCTAGACAAACTGCTAGTCAGCTGTCTTCAGCAATACCTGGGAAAgggtcttttcttctttttcttcttttttgggggatcgaagccaggggtactttaccactgagctacatttccaaccccttttaaaaatatcaagacacgggctggggatgtggctcaagcggtaatgcgctcgcctggcatgcgtgcggccgggttggatcctcagcaccacatacaaagatgttaaaaataaatattaaaataataataataattaataaataaataaataaataaaatatcgagacagggtcttgctaagttgtccatgctgcccttgaacttgtgatcctcctgtctcagcgtCCCTAGTCTCTACTCCAGAGAGAGGGTCCTTCTTTATCAAATACGTGTGAACACCAACTGTGTGAAAGGTTCTGTTCCCTGCCTTCTTGTGACTGCCAGCATTGGGTCTGGTGACTCACTGAGGAGTGAATTACCAGATAGTCTTGTGATGCTTCTGTCCATTGGATCTGTAATCTCAGATTCCACGCATGGCTTTATTTTGTGACAAACCACGTTTGTTAATTTTCAGAGTCTTTGTAAAGGACGATggaaaagctccataaactcaacAAGGCAAAACAACTGTTACCTGtccgagattttattagcaggactgtAGCGGCCAGTtgcagaagagaagggagaggggagagagagagagagagagagagagagagaagagggggagagagagaagagggggaagagaggagaggggggagagagagtaAGAGTAAGAGAGAGTAAGAGTAAGGGAACCAACCCGAAACAGGgtattgatatttatgggcttaacacaggatgaggaggaaCAAGGGCTGTTACTTCTTTATTGGCTGAGAGTTCGAGCctcttcagggattggaggtgcaccattcacagggattggaggtgacaGTTCGAGCGCCATTCAGTGcatcatggacctgagctcccggAAGAGAAGTGCTCTGGGCGCCAACtttcctgagctcctggaagagaAGCACTCCGTTagccatctttaccaacattcctccctttttttgttttgttttgggggcgTTGTACTTGATCTGGCGACTTCCTGCTGAGTAGGGGCATTgtttagagggagggagggaggtcagtTGGTTGGAGAACAAGGACCAGGAGGCCCCATATCCATGCACTGAAGGCATCAATTTCCTCCGGGGAGAAGTCCATAAATGTGCCCTGCAGCTATGAAAAGAAACAGCATTAATTTCTGTCATGTTGTCCAGTCAGTAGGGCTGGTAGAAAAAGCCTATGCCCAGGAGAAGGCAGATTAGAACATATAAAGCTGAAAAACAAGGGCTTATTTCTTTGGCATGGTGGGGTAGAGATGGCCCTTTGGTGGAGTTGTCATTTGGTATCTTCATCTTTCAGCACTAGGTGAAGGTTTCTTGGGATGACTGGATGTGCATGTTGTCTGGCTCATTGGCAAGTAGCTGGTAATCCTTGAGGAGGAGCTGATTGAAAGTTTGGTTAGAGATTTTGTTAATTTCCccttgaaagaattttaaaatgcaaggaaggaaggcacaaaacaaaaagaccaacTAGAGGTCCCAGTATCTAGAGAATCCAGCAGCTGACGGGGTTTGTGAAGAGGTCCCAATACGATTGTTGTGCCAATTGCTGATTTCTAAAAAGGGTGTGGGTGTACTGTGTTGCTGTGGGTTCCTAGATCCTATCCGGAGGCCCATTCTTATGTGTGTTCTCCTCTGGAATGGGATGAAGGGTGGTGTGTGACTGTGAAAAACAGAGCTTGAGAGGGTTATCTGGGGATATCTCACAGGTAAATCTGGGCGATTGTGGGGGTACTGCAAGGTTGGGAGCTGTGGTGGGATTGTCCTCTGGAGGGCTTGCCACCatttttaacctagaaatatgaaTCCAGGgggtttctttccttcctgttggAGTTTTGCAGCATTGGGTGTACACAGGACTACCTGTAATGGCCCTTCCCATTTTGGGGGTTAGGGGAGATCTTTCCCCTGGGTAAGAAAAGTAGACCCATTCTCCTGGTTTGAGTGGAAAGGTGGCAGCTGAGTTCTCTGGATCTGAAAGCAACCAATCTTGTTGCTTCCATAACTCAGAGCATATAAGGAAGAGGAGGTGAAGAGCATATTGGTCAGGAGGGGCCAAGGCTCTGGTGAGATTCCTGGGGGGAGAAGGGGATGACAATACATTATCTCAAAGGGGGAAGCAAGGGATGACTTTTTTGGTAAAGCCCTCATACATAGTAGGGCAAGAGGGAGGAGTTTAACCCAATCTAAATGAGTCTCTAAAGATAGTCTCATTTTGATGTCTTTCATTGTGTGGTTGGCTTGCTCAACCTTACCTGAGGAACAATGAAAGTGCCATGGGATGGACAAtgtctttgccacattctggGTTACTTGAGAGACAATCTCAGGCCCATCGTCAGATTGGATTGAAGCAGGCTTCCCAAACAGAGGGAATACTTTGGTTAGGAGGATGTTAGCAACTGTGGTAGCCCGCTTATTTGATGTGGTGAAGGCCTCTACCCAACCCGAGAATGTGTCTATTAAAACTAGTatgtatttgaagttttttaCTATGGGCATGTTGGTAAAGTCAATTTGCCAATCTGCCCCAGGAATATGGCCCCTGGCCTGGTGAGAAGGGAAGGTTCCAGGTTTTAAAGATGTATTGGAATTCACTCTTTTGCATATCTGGCATGAGGCTGTGATTTGCTGTATCACTTCTTTATCCTGGGGAGTCAGAGTAAAGAAAGAGTGGAGAAAGGCTTTGAGAGTCTGTGGACTGGTGTGGAAAATGGAGTGGAGGTAAGTAAAGAGGGCATGTTTAGGTGGGTCTCCATTATTGGGTAATGATGGAGAGCATGTGGCAAGGAGAGATCCAGTGAGGTCTGAAAGGGCGGCTGACCTGGCTGCCTGATATGATTTAGAATTCCCCTGTGTGACGGGGGAGGAGTCATTTTGGTGTGATCTGCAATGGACAACTCCAAGTTTTTTAGGAAGCTGGGAGGCTTGTAGTAGCTGGGTGATGTATGTGGAATTGGTTATAGAGGTGCCCTTTGAGTTCAGGAGACCTCTCTCCTTCCAAATTGCTGCATGAGATAAAAGAATGTGGAAAACATATTTGGAATCAGTATAAAGCGTAAGATTTTTCCCTGCTGCCAATTCTCAGGCTTGCGTTGCAGCTACCAGCTCAGCCTGTTGGTTGGTGGTATT from Urocitellus parryii isolate mUroPar1 chromosome 3, mUroPar1.hap1, whole genome shotgun sequence carries:
- the LOC144253508 gene encoding mediator of RNA polymerase II transcription subunit 15-like isoform X2 produces the protein MDVSGQETDWLSAAFRQKLVSQIEDAKRKAGVGHSVSSKEMENHVFLKAKTRDEYLSLVAGLIIHFRDIRVFDVLDLSRGGAPAS
- the LOC144253508 gene encoding mediator of RNA polymerase II transcription subunit 15-like isoform X3, which encodes MDVSGQETDWLSAAFRQKLVSQIEDAKRKAGVGHSVSSKEMENHVFLKAKTRDEYLSLVAGLIIHFRDIHLSRGGAPAS